The Acidimicrobiia bacterium genome contains a region encoding:
- the aroE gene encoding shikimate dehydrogenase: MTVTGATRLAAVIGDPIRHSRSPAIHNAAFAAAGLDWVFVAFEVPEGSGRAAVKAVHSLGLGGMSVTMPHKQDAAWACDELTPEATTLGVVNAVVPTVRGRLLGASTDGEGFLRAVRDEGVDPGGCSALVLGAGGAARAITLALGAAGARVTVAARRMDAAESAAGLTAGAETALLSACDPGAFDLVVNATPLGMQGEDAPIDAKRLNPGQSVVDTVYHPMETPFLAAARARGARCTNGLGMLVHQAALAFELWTGVDAPLDAMRAAARMEPSP; encoded by the coding sequence GTGACGGTCACCGGCGCGACGCGCCTCGCCGCGGTAATCGGCGACCCGATCCGCCATTCGCGATCGCCGGCGATCCACAATGCCGCGTTCGCGGCTGCCGGCCTCGATTGGGTGTTCGTCGCGTTCGAGGTGCCCGAAGGCTCGGGCCGCGCCGCGGTGAAGGCGGTGCACAGCCTCGGCCTCGGCGGCATGAGCGTCACGATGCCGCACAAGCAGGACGCCGCATGGGCGTGCGACGAGCTTACGCCGGAAGCAACCACGCTCGGCGTAGTGAACGCCGTCGTCCCCACCGTTCGGGGCCGCCTGCTGGGCGCGTCGACCGACGGCGAGGGTTTCCTGCGCGCGGTGCGCGACGAGGGCGTCGACCCGGGCGGCTGCTCCGCACTGGTGCTCGGAGCGGGCGGTGCCGCGCGCGCGATCACGCTCGCGCTCGGCGCCGCCGGCGCACGGGTGACCGTTGCAGCACGCCGGATGGACGCCGCCGAATCGGCGGCCGGTCTCACCGCCGGTGCCGAAACTGCGCTCCTGTCGGCCTGCGACCCGGGCGCGTTCGACCTCGTGGTGAACGCCACACCTCTCGGAATGCAGGGGGAGGACGCTCCGATCGACGCAAAGCGCCTCAACCCCGGACAGTCCGTGGTCGACACCGTGTATCACCCTATGGAGACGCCCTTCCTTGCCGCCGCCCGGGCCCGAGGAGCGCGATGCACGAACGGCCTCGGCATGCTCGTACACCAGGCCGCGCTCGCGTTCGAGCTCTGGACCGGTGTCGACGCGCCGCTCGACGCGATGCGCGCCGCTGCGCGAATGGAACCGTCGCCATGA
- a CDS encoding aminopeptidase P family protein has translation MTSTLDTLPAMAVASRAGCLREQFDAAEIDALLVTFLPNVRYLTSFTGSAAMLLVTNDALVFTTDGRYRTQSAEQLGAAGVDATIEVGATIAEQRDALARALDPEARVGLEAHAVTWSQQRAFTDVFGRHELVATEGLVERLRRVKEPGEVARIHAACQIADDALAAMLPKLHEGPTEREFALELEVEMRRRGASGNSFDPIIASGPNAVKPHARPSARRVERGELVVIDFGCIVDGYCSDMTRTVSVGDPGADARRVWEVVRDSQCAGREAVRAGVDCAEVDRACREVIAAAGWANAFVHGTGHGVGLEIHEAPRVAANARDTLEIGSVVTVEPGVYLPGVGGVRIEDTVVVTLAGSDPLTAFPKELVL, from the coding sequence GTGACGAGCACGCTCGACACGTTGCCCGCGATGGCCGTTGCCTCGCGAGCCGGGTGTCTGCGCGAACAGTTCGACGCCGCGGAGATCGACGCGCTTCTCGTCACGTTCCTCCCCAACGTCCGCTACCTCACGAGCTTCACGGGCAGCGCCGCGATGCTGCTCGTCACGAACGACGCGCTCGTCTTCACCACCGATGGCAGGTACCGCACGCAGTCGGCGGAGCAGCTCGGTGCCGCCGGCGTCGATGCCACGATCGAGGTCGGCGCCACGATCGCCGAGCAGCGGGATGCACTGGCGCGCGCGCTGGATCCGGAAGCACGCGTCGGTCTCGAAGCGCATGCAGTCACGTGGTCGCAACAGCGTGCCTTCACGGACGTGTTCGGCCGCCACGAGCTCGTGGCCACCGAGGGCCTGGTCGAACGCCTCCGCCGGGTGAAGGAGCCCGGCGAGGTCGCCCGGATCCACGCGGCATGCCAGATCGCCGACGACGCGCTTGCCGCGATGTTGCCGAAGCTTCACGAGGGCCCCACCGAGCGTGAATTCGCCCTCGAGCTCGAGGTGGAGATGCGCCGCCGCGGCGCGAGCGGCAACAGCTTCGACCCGATCATCGCATCGGGCCCCAACGCGGTCAAGCCGCACGCGCGTCCGAGCGCGCGGCGCGTCGAACGCGGCGAGCTCGTGGTGATCGACTTCGGGTGCATCGTCGACGGCTACTGCTCGGACATGACCCGCACCGTCAGTGTGGGCGATCCCGGTGCGGACGCGCGTCGTGTGTGGGAAGTGGTGCGCGACAGCCAGTGTGCCGGACGCGAGGCAGTGCGCGCGGGTGTCGATTGTGCGGAGGTCGACCGTGCGTGCCGCGAGGTGATCGCGGCCGCGGGATGGGCAAATGCATTCGTGCACGGAACCGGTCACGGTGTCGGCCTCGAGATCCACGAGGCACCTCGGGTTGCGGCGAATGCCCGTGATACGTTGGAAATCGGCTCGGTCGTCACCGTCGAGCCCGGCGTGTACCTCCCCGGCGTGGGTGGTGTGCGCATCGAGGACACCGTGGTCGTCACCCTCGCCGGCTCCGATCCCCTCACCGCCTTCCCGAAGGAACTCGTTCTGTGA
- a CDS encoding shikimate kinase, whose product MQGHLVLVGLMGAGKTTVGKRCAELLGRPFVDTDELVVAAAGVPFEELWATEGEAGFRARERVAVADAAASPAALVIAGGGGVVLDPDNRRVLRGSGFVVWLDAPPAVLASRLGGDDSRPLLVGGDRVTTLTRLGDTRAPAYEAAADVTVDTEGRTVDEVAASVLEELHAWNA is encoded by the coding sequence ATGCAAGGCCATCTCGTTCTGGTCGGCCTCATGGGCGCGGGCAAGACCACCGTCGGAAAGCGATGCGCCGAGCTTCTTGGCCGGCCGTTCGTCGACACCGACGAGCTCGTCGTCGCGGCGGCCGGCGTCCCGTTCGAGGAGCTGTGGGCCACCGAGGGCGAAGCGGGATTCCGCGCGCGCGAGCGCGTCGCGGTCGCTGACGCCGCCGCGTCGCCGGCGGCCCTCGTCATCGCGGGCGGCGGCGGCGTGGTGCTCGACCCCGACAACCGTCGGGTCCTGCGTGGCTCCGGCTTCGTCGTATGGCTCGACGCGCCGCCTGCGGTCCTCGCGTCCCGTCTGGGGGGCGACGACTCACGACCGCTGCTTGTCGGCGGTGACCGCGTCACCACGCTCACGCGTCTGGGCGACACGCGCGCTCCGGCATACGAGGCAGCGGCGGACGTCACCGTCGACACCGAGGGCCGCACGGTCGACGAGGTTGCCGCCTCGGTGCTCGAGGAGCTGCACGCGTGGAACGCGTGA
- the aroB gene encoding 3-dehydroquinate synthase, whose protein sequence is MERVTVAIPGAPYDVVVGEGALAEVAGAVGARRKVAVVSQAGVADFHAPVLTTALHGAGAETDVFLIGDGEEAKTLATVNELCSKLARWGLLRGDAIVALGGGVVGDTAGFVASVYYRGIAVVQAPTTLLAQVDAAIGGKTAVNLPEGKNLVGAFHQPVAVLADVSTLATLPPREYRAGLGEVAKYALMPGGERVAAIVRNHADAVIARDAGVLPGLVAACVAMKASVVAADPEERTGIRASLNYGHTLAHALETAGGYELLHGEAVSVGLVFAGALAGALERLDAEAVDRHRVTVESLGLPITAPGGISAADLLDVMRRDKKSVGGLTFVLPGAEGLEIVHDPDPRALDVAFAAVGVKVDGSREAGDTR, encoded by the coding sequence GTGGAACGCGTGACCGTCGCCATTCCCGGCGCGCCCTACGACGTGGTCGTGGGCGAGGGCGCGCTGGCCGAGGTCGCGGGCGCGGTCGGCGCCCGGCGGAAGGTCGCGGTGGTCAGCCAGGCGGGCGTCGCCGACTTCCACGCCCCCGTGCTCACCACTGCCCTGCACGGTGCCGGCGCCGAGACCGACGTGTTCCTCATCGGCGACGGCGAAGAGGCGAAGACCCTGGCGACCGTCAACGAGTTGTGCTCGAAGCTCGCGCGCTGGGGGCTGCTGCGCGGCGACGCGATCGTCGCGCTCGGCGGGGGCGTGGTCGGCGACACCGCCGGATTCGTCGCGTCGGTGTACTACCGAGGCATCGCGGTGGTGCAGGCCCCAACCACGTTGCTCGCGCAAGTCGACGCCGCGATAGGCGGCAAGACCGCAGTGAATCTCCCCGAGGGTAAGAACCTCGTGGGTGCTTTCCACCAGCCCGTCGCCGTGCTCGCCGACGTGTCGACCCTCGCGACGCTCCCACCGCGCGAATACCGTGCCGGGCTCGGCGAGGTGGCCAAGTACGCGCTCATGCCCGGCGGCGAGCGCGTCGCCGCGATCGTGCGGAACCATGCCGACGCGGTGATCGCGCGCGACGCCGGCGTCCTCCCGGGGCTCGTCGCAGCGTGTGTCGCGATGAAAGCCAGCGTGGTCGCGGCCGATCCCGAGGAGCGTACCGGCATCCGTGCATCGCTCAACTACGGCCACACTCTCGCCCACGCGCTCGAGACGGCCGGCGGCTATGAGCTGCTCCACGGCGAGGCGGTCTCGGTCGGCCTCGTGTTCGCGGGCGCGCTTGCCGGCGCGCTGGAGCGGCTCGACGCCGAAGCCGTCGACCGGCACCGCGTCACGGTCGAGTCGCTCGGGCTCCCGATCACCGCGCCGGGCGGGATCAGCGCGGCCGACCTTCTCGACGTCATGCGCCGCGACAAGAAGTCGGTCGGAGGGCTCACGTTCGTGCTCCCCGGCGCCGAGGGCCTCGAGATCGTGCACGACCCCGACCCCCGTGCGCTCGACGTCGCGTTCGCGGCAGTCGGCGTGAAGGTCGATGGTTCGCGCGAGGCTGGGGACACGCGGTGA
- the aroC gene encoding chorismate synthase, which translates to MLRYLTAGESHGPALTVVVEGLPAGLSVTDQQLQDELARRRLGFGRGPRMRFERDDVEILGGIRHGLTLGSPVSIVIHNTEWPKWQDEMSPAPGATEKPLHTPRPGHADLVGMQKYGFDDARNVLERASARETAARVAAGTLAKLLLAELGTQVISHVIQMGAARATAEQRPTPENLATVDESPVRCFDPEVEAAMIAEVEAAAKVGDSLGGIVEVLGYGVPPGLGSHVHWDRKIDGLLAQALMSIQAMKGVEIGDGFEVAGKRGSEAHDEILWDADADEYVRASTRAGGTEGGMTTGGLLVARVAMKPLSTLNRPVLRTVDVETKEEAVSFKERTDVTAVPAAGVVAETMVALVLASEVTRKFGGDSMAELTRNFEAYTASLH; encoded by the coding sequence GTGCTTCGCTACCTGACCGCCGGCGAGTCGCACGGCCCCGCCCTCACGGTGGTGGTCGAAGGGCTTCCCGCCGGTCTTTCCGTCACCGACCAACAGCTCCAGGACGAGCTGGCCCGACGCCGCCTGGGGTTCGGCCGCGGTCCGCGGATGCGTTTCGAGCGCGACGACGTCGAGATCCTCGGTGGAATTCGCCATGGGCTCACGCTCGGTTCGCCGGTCTCGATCGTGATCCACAACACCGAGTGGCCGAAATGGCAGGACGAGATGTCGCCCGCGCCCGGCGCCACCGAGAAGCCGCTGCACACGCCGCGACCCGGCCACGCCGATCTCGTCGGGATGCAGAAGTACGGATTCGACGACGCTCGCAACGTCTTGGAACGCGCGAGCGCGCGCGAGACGGCGGCGCGCGTCGCTGCGGGCACGCTCGCGAAGCTGCTGCTCGCCGAACTGGGCACGCAGGTCATCAGCCATGTCATCCAGATGGGTGCCGCACGCGCGACGGCCGAGCAGCGCCCAACCCCTGAGAACCTCGCGACCGTCGACGAGTCACCGGTGCGCTGCTTCGATCCCGAGGTGGAGGCTGCGATGATCGCCGAGGTCGAAGCCGCGGCCAAGGTCGGCGACTCCCTCGGCGGGATCGTCGAAGTGCTCGGCTACGGCGTACCGCCAGGGCTCGGGTCGCACGTGCACTGGGATCGCAAGATCGACGGCCTGCTCGCACAGGCGCTCATGAGCATCCAGGCCATGAAGGGTGTGGAGATCGGCGACGGGTTCGAGGTCGCCGGCAAACGCGGGAGCGAGGCGCACGACGAGATCTTGTGGGATGCCGACGCCGACGAGTACGTGCGCGCGTCCACGCGCGCCGGTGGCACCGAGGGTGGCATGACCACGGGTGGCTTGCTGGTCGCACGCGTCGCGATGAAACCCCTGTCGACGCTGAACCGTCCCGTGCTCCGTACTGTCGACGTCGAGACGAAGGAAGAAGCGGTGTCGTTCAAGGAACGCACCGACGTCACCGCGGTACCGGCCGCGGGCGTCGTCGCGGAGACGATGGTCGCGCTCGTCCTCGCGTCAGAAGTCACCCGCAAGTTCGGCGGCGACTCGATGGCCGAGCTCACCCGCAACTTCGAGGCGTATACCGCTTCGCTGCACTGA
- the alaS gene encoding alanine--tRNA ligase, whose translation MAAPRTADELRAAFTDFFAARGHTVVPSSSLIPHDPSVMLTIAGMVQFKPYFVGDETPPYKRATSVQKVARAGGKDSDLDNVGRTNRHLSFFEMLGNFSFGDYFKAEVIPWAWELVTQVYGLDPDRIWVTVHATDDEAEQIWTDVVGLPAERVQRLSDNNFWRMGDTGPCGPSSEIFFDLGPEYGPDGGPAKTEDRYLEIWNLVFMQFDAQPDGELLPLPKPCVDTGAGLERNLTVLQGVASAWETDLLLPLVEAAARATGTQYGGFPGGEHDLWLRILADHGRTMTFLVADGVVPSNEGRGYVLRAIIRRAVRHAFLLGAQQLVTPALVDATVDVMGNAYPELVKQHGLVRSVVQREEERFRQTLARGLDLLDGILAEGDVTGSDAFFLHDTLGFPIDLTREIAAERDHVVDLDAFTALMDEQRARAREAHAAAGGKGDDAPVELYRELLDELGPTEFTGRQEYETTGAKVRALLVGGERVAQASDGTRVEVVLDRTPFYAESGGQIGDTGVLDASAGARVRIEDTQYGLPGLVLHRGIAEAGTFSEGDEVTARIDGERRDRIRRNHTATHVLHWALREVLGSHVKQAGSLVSPDYLRFDFSHHEALTREQLDRIEALANAEVIGNAPVRHYETTKDHAESLGAIAFFGEKYGHLVRVLEAGEHSVELCGGTHVHALGFIGPVKITSEGSIGANLRRIFAVTGTSALARIHDEEVQLRELADSLNVSPAELPERVARLVGQVKELQDELGAVRSKQAGAEAVTLAANATDGVVAARRDGMTVDDLRQLAIATRNALGHGIVALVGLAPDGTKAGLAVAVTRDLVDRGVSAADLARDAAKALGGGTAKNSELVQGGGPKIEAIDDALALLTEAAGGAARA comes from the coding sequence GTGGCGGCGCCCCGAACGGCTGACGAGCTCCGTGCTGCGTTCACCGACTTCTTCGCCGCGCGCGGCCACACCGTGGTGCCGTCGTCGAGCCTGATCCCGCACGACCCTTCGGTGATGCTGACGATCGCGGGGATGGTGCAATTCAAGCCCTACTTCGTGGGTGACGAAACGCCGCCGTACAAGCGCGCCACCTCGGTGCAGAAGGTGGCCCGTGCCGGGGGCAAAGACAGCGATCTCGACAACGTCGGGCGCACCAACCGGCACCTCAGCTTCTTCGAGATGCTCGGCAACTTCAGCTTCGGCGACTACTTCAAGGCCGAGGTGATCCCCTGGGCGTGGGAGCTCGTCACCCAGGTGTACGGGCTCGATCCCGACCGGATCTGGGTCACGGTGCACGCCACCGACGACGAAGCGGAGCAGATCTGGACCGACGTCGTGGGCCTGCCTGCCGAGCGCGTCCAGCGGTTGAGCGACAACAACTTCTGGCGCATGGGCGACACCGGTCCGTGCGGCCCGTCGTCCGAGATCTTCTTCGACCTGGGTCCGGAGTACGGGCCCGACGGCGGGCCGGCCAAAACCGAGGACCGCTACCTCGAGATCTGGAACCTCGTGTTCATGCAGTTCGACGCGCAGCCGGACGGCGAGCTCCTGCCGCTCCCGAAGCCGTGCGTCGACACCGGTGCCGGTCTCGAGCGGAACCTCACCGTTCTGCAGGGCGTCGCGTCGGCGTGGGAGACCGACCTCCTCCTCCCGCTGGTCGAGGCGGCCGCGAGAGCCACCGGCACGCAGTACGGCGGCTTCCCCGGCGGTGAGCACGACCTGTGGCTGCGCATCCTGGCCGACCACGGGCGCACGATGACCTTCCTCGTCGCCGACGGCGTGGTGCCCTCGAACGAAGGGCGCGGCTACGTGCTGCGGGCGATTATCCGGCGGGCGGTGCGGCACGCGTTCCTCCTGGGGGCCCAGCAGCTCGTTACGCCGGCGCTCGTCGACGCGACGGTCGACGTGATGGGGAACGCTTACCCGGAGCTCGTGAAGCAGCACGGGCTCGTGCGCTCCGTCGTACAGCGAGAAGAGGAGCGGTTCCGGCAGACGCTCGCGCGCGGGCTCGATCTCCTCGACGGGATCCTCGCCGAAGGCGACGTCACCGGCTCCGACGCTTTCTTCCTGCACGACACGCTCGGCTTCCCGATCGACCTCACGCGCGAGATCGCGGCTGAGCGCGACCACGTCGTCGACCTCGACGCGTTCACCGCGCTCATGGACGAACAGCGCGCTCGTGCCCGTGAGGCGCACGCGGCGGCCGGCGGCAAGGGTGACGATGCGCCGGTCGAGCTCTACCGCGAGCTGCTCGACGAGCTCGGGCCCACCGAGTTTACCGGCCGCCAGGAGTACGAGACCACCGGCGCGAAGGTGCGCGCACTACTGGTCGGCGGCGAACGTGTCGCGCAGGCGAGCGACGGCACGCGCGTCGAGGTGGTGCTCGACCGCACACCGTTCTACGCGGAGTCCGGTGGTCAGATCGGTGACACCGGCGTTCTCGATGCTTCCGCAGGCGCGCGCGTTCGTATCGAGGATACGCAGTACGGCCTGCCCGGACTCGTGCTGCATCGCGGCATCGCGGAGGCGGGCACGTTCTCGGAGGGCGATGAGGTCACCGCACGGATCGACGGCGAACGGCGCGACCGGATCCGGCGCAACCACACCGCGACGCACGTGCTGCACTGGGCGTTGCGCGAGGTGCTCGGCTCACACGTGAAGCAGGCCGGTTCACTCGTATCACCCGATTATCTGCGCTTCGACTTCAGCCATCACGAGGCGCTCACCCGCGAGCAGCTCGACCGGATCGAGGCGCTCGCGAACGCCGAGGTCATCGGCAACGCGCCCGTTCGCCACTACGAGACCACCAAGGACCATGCCGAGAGCCTCGGCGCGATCGCGTTCTTCGGGGAGAAGTACGGCCACCTCGTGCGCGTGCTGGAGGCGGGGGAGCACTCGGTCGAGCTGTGCGGTGGCACGCACGTGCACGCGCTCGGCTTCATCGGGCCGGTCAAGATCACGAGCGAGGGCTCCATCGGCGCCAACCTCCGGCGCATCTTCGCGGTCACCGGCACCTCCGCGCTCGCCCGCATCCACGACGAAGAGGTGCAGCTCCGCGAGCTGGCCGATTCGCTCAACGTCAGCCCGGCCGAGCTGCCCGAGCGTGTGGCCCGGCTCGTCGGGCAGGTCAAGGAGCTCCAAGACGAGCTCGGAGCCGTTCGGTCGAAGCAGGCGGGTGCCGAAGCGGTCACGCTCGCGGCGAACGCGACCGACGGCGTGGTCGCCGCGCGGCGCGACGGCATGACCGTCGACGATCTGCGCCAGCTCGCGATCGCGACGCGGAACGCGCTCGGGCACGGAATCGTCGCGCTCGTCGGTCTCGCACCCGACGGCACGAAAGCGGGTCTCGCGGTTGCCGTCACGAGGGATCTGGTCGACCGCGGTGTATCGGCCGCCGATCTCGCACGCGATGCGGCCAAGGCGCTCGGCGGAGGGACCGCCAAGAATTCCGAGCTGGTGCAGGGTGGGGGGCCGAAGATCGAGGCGATCGACGACGCGCTCGCGCTCCTCACCGAGGCCGCGGGCGGCGCCGCGCGCGCCTGA
- a CDS encoding A24 family peptidase — MTATLVAALSVVGLTVGWLLDPVITRVPRRQPVTGPVEDESVVYSSSAARQVTVAIVCGALFGALAARFVDSWALPAYLVLAVALVELSAIDLERYILPNRIVYPLALAMIALLAIASLGDDDLDAFVRGLAAGLIAFAIFFVLHMISPRSMGFGDVKLAFVLGLSLGWLGWGEVLLGLFLGFLYGAVVGVVLIATRRRQRNQALPFGPFLAAGALTAILVGDAVITWYRGG, encoded by the coding sequence ATGACCGCCACACTCGTCGCTGCACTCTCCGTGGTGGGGCTCACAGTCGGCTGGTTGCTCGACCCCGTGATCACGCGCGTGCCTCGCCGCCAGCCCGTCACCGGTCCGGTGGAGGACGAGAGCGTCGTCTATTCGTCGTCGGCCGCGCGCCAGGTGACGGTCGCGATCGTGTGCGGCGCACTGTTCGGCGCGCTTGCCGCGCGATTCGTTGACTCGTGGGCGCTTCCCGCGTACCTCGTGCTCGCGGTGGCGCTCGTCGAGCTGTCCGCGATCGACCTCGAGCGCTACATCCTGCCCAACCGCATCGTGTATCCGCTCGCGCTCGCGATGATCGCGCTCCTCGCGATCGCGTCGCTCGGCGACGACGACCTCGACGCATTCGTGCGCGGGCTCGCCGCCGGCCTGATCGCATTCGCGATCTTCTTCGTCCTCCACATGATCTCGCCGCGGAGTATGGGCTTTGGCGACGTGAAGCTCGCGTTCGTGCTCGGCTTGTCGCTCGGCTGGCTCGGTTGGGGAGAGGTACTGCTCGGGCTCTTCCTCGGCTTCCTCTACGGCGCGGTCGTCGGGGTCGTGTTGATCGCCACCCGTCGCCGCCAGCGCAATCAGGCGCTCCCGTTCGGGCCGTTCCTCGCCGCCGGCGCGCTCACGGCAATACTCGTTGGCGACGCGGTCATCACCTGGTACCGCGGCGGATAG
- the mltG gene encoding endolytic transglycosylase MltG gives MARGERLSIDTETDTTTGLPALDDTVTRREARARQRRRSFLALGIIAALVLPFVFVAGWFVWELSPPGNAGAAVTVEIQPGWGAQEAGDELQARGVIGSSLAFQIWAKVSGTSFQAGTYALNEHLGVRDAAAELRRGPGAASHLTLALPPGLTLGQIADRIGQLPGHSRDEFLQTAASGVVRSKVQPAGVSSLEGLTWPDTYFIGEHQTDAEILRTIVSAFDDHATAAGAIAAGATAYDTVKIASLIQAEAGATDDAPLVSAVIANRLARGMQLQIDATLCYAKGGCPPVPNNADKQINSPYNTYRVTGLPPTPIMTVTDPTLRAALHPAAVPYLYYVTGTDGVTRFATTLQEHQRNIDEHGVSGE, from the coding sequence GTGGCTCGAGGCGAACGGTTGAGCATCGACACCGAAACCGACACCACTACTGGGCTCCCCGCGCTCGACGACACCGTCACCCGGCGGGAAGCGCGCGCGCGGCAACGGCGTCGCAGTTTCCTCGCGCTCGGGATCATCGCCGCGCTCGTGCTGCCGTTCGTGTTCGTCGCCGGGTGGTTCGTGTGGGAGCTGAGCCCGCCAGGAAACGCCGGCGCCGCGGTCACGGTGGAGATCCAACCGGGCTGGGGCGCGCAGGAGGCCGGCGACGAGCTGCAAGCCCGTGGCGTGATCGGTTCGTCGCTCGCGTTCCAGATCTGGGCGAAGGTGTCGGGCACCAGCTTCCAGGCCGGCACCTACGCGCTCAACGAGCATCTCGGCGTGCGCGACGCGGCGGCCGAGTTGCGACGCGGGCCCGGCGCGGCGTCGCACCTCACCCTGGCGTTGCCGCCCGGGCTCACCCTCGGCCAGATCGCCGACCGCATCGGGCAGCTTCCCGGGCACAGCCGTGACGAGTTCCTCCAGACCGCGGCTTCGGGAGTGGTGCGCTCGAAGGTCCAGCCCGCGGGCGTCTCGTCGCTCGAGGGACTCACCTGGCCCGACACCTACTTCATCGGCGAGCACCAGACCGATGCGGAGATCCTCCGCACGATTGTGTCGGCCTTCGACGACCACGCGACCGCGGCCGGTGCCATTGCAGCAGGTGCCACGGCGTACGACACGGTGAAGATCGCGTCACTGATCCAGGCCGAAGCCGGCGCGACCGACGACGCGCCACTTGTGTCCGCGGTGATCGCAAACCGGCTCGCGCGGGGGATGCAGCTCCAGATCGACGCCACGCTCTGCTACGCGAAGGGCGGCTGCCCGCCGGTGCCGAACAACGCCGACAAACAGATCAACTCGCCGTACAACACCTACAGAGTGACGGGCCTGCCGCCCACGCCGATCATGACGGTCACCGATCCCACGCTGCGCGCCGCGCTGCATCCCGCCGCCGTGCCGTACCTCTATTACGTCACCGGCACGGACGGTGTCACGCGCTTTGCCACAACCCTGCAAGAGCATCAGCGCAACATCGACGAGCACGGGGTGAGTGGCGAGTGA
- the ruvX gene encoding Holliday junction resolvase RuvX has product MSRVLGVDLGSRRIGLAATDPSNTLASPLAVLERGDDVSDDHQAILAAAREIGAKRIVVGLPVSLDGRQGPAARAVLDEVGKLKWLARPERVRVDTYDERFSTVIAEQNLKDAEVRKGKRRRMVDAAAATVILQSWLEANG; this is encoded by the coding sequence GTGAGCCGGGTTCTCGGCGTCGACCTCGGCAGCCGCCGTATCGGGCTCGCCGCCACCGATCCGTCCAACACGCTGGCGAGTCCGCTGGCCGTCCTCGAGCGTGGCGACGACGTGAGCGACGATCACCAGGCCATCCTCGCCGCGGCGCGCGAGATCGGCGCCAAGCGGATCGTCGTGGGCCTCCCGGTGAGCCTCGACGGCCGGCAGGGACCCGCCGCCCGTGCGGTGCTGGACGAGGTGGGCAAGCTGAAGTGGCTCGCGCGCCCCGAGCGCGTGAGGGTCGACACCTACGATGAGCGCTTCTCGACGGTGATCGCAGAGCAGAATCTGAAGGACGCCGAGGTGCGGAAAGGCAAGCGGCGCAGGATGGTCGACGCAGCCGCCGCCACCGTCATCCTCCAGTCGTGGCTCGAGGCGAACGGTTGA
- a CDS encoding type II 3-dehydroquinate dehydratase, translating into MPTILLLSGPNLNLFGQRDPAVYGTDTLDDMVGDARQAAAAHGYDLEHVQSNHEGEIVDAIHDARNRCDAIVVNPGAFGHYSYAIADALQTYEGVKIELHVSNTAAREEWRHHSVISAYVTGTIAGLGRTGYRLAIDGAIARLGADS; encoded by the coding sequence ATGCCCACCATTCTCTTGCTCTCCGGGCCGAACTTGAACCTCTTCGGGCAGCGTGATCCGGCGGTGTACGGCACCGACACGCTCGACGACATGGTCGGTGACGCGCGGCAGGCCGCGGCCGCCCACGGCTACGACCTCGAGCACGTCCAGTCGAACCACGAAGGCGAGATCGTCGACGCCATCCACGACGCGCGGAACCGGTGCGATGCGATCGTGGTCAATCCCGGCGCGTTCGGTCACTACAGCTACGCCATCGCCGACGCGCTGCAGACCTACGAAGGTGTGAAGATCGAGCTGCACGTGTCGAACACCGCGGCGCGCGAGGAGTGGCGGCACCACTCGGTCATCTCGGCCTACGTCACCGGCACCATCGCCGGCCTGGGTCGCACGGGATATCGCCTTGCGATCGACGGTGCGATCGCAAGGCTGGGAGCCGACTCGTGA
- the efp gene encoding elongation factor P has protein sequence MSVSTNDLKNGMALDLPQEGLVTVVEFQHVKPGKGGAFVRTKLKKVASGAVVERTFRADEKVPLAVIDKREMQYLYREGNALVFMDNETYDQLQVELADLGGTVWYLKEGDTAILMMYSSRVVGVELPAAVELTVTETEPGVQGDRVSGARKSATLETGLVVQVPLFVEPGERVKVDTRTGEYLARA, from the coding sequence GTGAGTGTCTCCACCAACGACCTGAAGAACGGCATGGCGCTCGACCTCCCCCAGGAGGGGTTGGTCACCGTCGTCGAGTTTCAGCACGTGAAGCCCGGAAAGGGCGGCGCGTTCGTCCGTACGAAGCTCAAGAAGGTCGCGAGCGGCGCCGTCGTCGAGCGTACGTTCCGTGCCGATGAGAAGGTCCCGCTCGCCGTCATCGACAAGCGTGAGATGCAGTACCTGTACCGCGAGGGCAACGCGCTCGTCTTCATGGACAACGAGACCTACGACCAGCTCCAGGTTGAGCTCGCCGATCTCGGGGGCACCGTCTGGTACCTCAAGGAAGGCGACACCGCGATCCTCATGATGTACTCGAGCCGAGTCGTGGGCGTGGAGCTCCCGGCAGCCGTCGAGCTGACCGTCACCGAGACCGAACCCGGCGTGCAGGGCGACAGAGTCTCGGGTGCCCGAAAGTCCGCGACGCTCGAGACCGGGCTCGTCGTGCAGGTGCCGCTGTTCGTCGAACCCGGCGAGCGGGTCAAGGTCGACACCCGCACGGGGGAGTACCTGGCGCGGGCCTGA